A section of the Saccharomyces paradoxus strain CBS432 chromosome XII sequence genome encodes:
- the RNP1 gene encoding Rnp1p (Ribonucleoprotein that contains two RNA recognition motifs (RRM)~similar to YLL046C) → MLIEEIEFYNINGKKTTTVVPENKKLHRRILDEKRTLYVGNLPKKCHKQDLRDLFEPSFGKITINMLKKKQLKKPPKSFAFIEFQDGVNLKKVKEKMNNKIFMDEKIVIENILTKEEKSFEKNQKSKKRSTTDLKPLSTDTLYVKNIPMKSTNEDLAKIFRVAPKNINFVRRELVDLRTNKVFFSDEFHTGEAFIRFDNLGAGDSIQKKCQEFKGQKARNGRVLLVKIASAKKNEQNQEVEDNANIKQN, encoded by the coding sequence ATGCTAATAGAGGAGATAGAGTTTTATAATATCAACGGAAAAAAGACAACAACCGTTGTTcctgaaaataaaaaactgCATAGAAGGATCTTGGATGAGAAGAGGACATTATATGTCGGCAATCTCCCCAAAAAGTGCCATAAACAGGACTTGAGAGATTTGTTTGAACCAAGTTTTGGCAAAATAACCATAAATATgctaaagaaaaagcaacTCAAGAAACCGCCAAAAAGTTTTGCTTTTATAGAATTTCAAGATGGCGTAAATCTGAAAAAAGTTAAGGAGAAGatgaataataaaatcttcatggatgaaaaaattgttattGAAAACATCTTAActaaagaggaaaagagttttgaaaaaaatcagaaatcgaaaaaaagaagtacAACCGATCTCAAGCCACTATCGACGGACACTCTCTATGTGAAAAATATTCCCATGAAATCGACAAATGAAGACCTCGCCAAGATCTTTAGAGTTGCTCctaaaaatataaacttTGTAAGAAGAGAATTGGTGGATTTGAGAACGAACaaggttttcttttctgatGAATTTCACACAGGCGAAGCCTTCATTAGGTTTGATAACCTAGGAGCTGGAGATAgtattcaaaagaaatgtcAGGAATTTAAAGGCcaaaaagcaagaaatGGTAGAGTATTATTGGTTAAAATAGCTTCGGCCAAGAAGAATGAACAGAATCAAGAAGTAGAAGATAATgcaaatataaaacaaaattaa
- the RPL8B gene encoding 60S ribosomal protein eL8 (Ribosomal 60S subunit protein L8B~similar to YLL045C), with product MAPGKKVAPAPFGAKSTKSNKAKNPLTHSTPKNFGIGQAVQPKRNLSRYVKWPEYVRLQRQKKILSIRLKVPPTIAQFQYTLDRNTAAETFKLFNKYRPETAAEKKERLTKEAAAIAEGKSKQDASPKPYAVKYGLNHVVSLVENKKAKLVLIANDVDPIELVVFLPALCKKMGVPYAIVKSKARLGTLVNQKTSAVAALTEVRAEDEAALAKLVSTIDANFADKYDEVKKHWGGGILGNKAQAKMDKKAKTSESA from the coding sequence atggCTCCAGGTAAGAAAGTTGCTCCAGCTCCATTCGGTGCTAAGTCCACTAAGTCTAACAAGGCTAAGAACCCATTGACTCACTCTACTCCAAAGAACTTCGGTATTGGTCAAGCTGTCCAACCAAAGAGAAACTTGTCCAGATACGTCAAATGGCCAGAATACGTCAGATTGCAAAGACAAAAGAAGATCTTGTCCATCAGATTGAAGGTTCCTCCAACTATTGCTCAATTCCAATACACTTTGGACAGAAACACCGCTGCTGAAACCTTCAAGTTGTTCAACAAGTACAGACCAGAAACTGCCgctgaaaagaaggaaagattAACCAAAGAAGCTGCCGCCATTGCTGAGGGTAAGTCCAAGCAAGACGCTTCTCCAAAGCCATACGCTGTCAAGTACGGTTTGAACCACGTTGTCTCCTTGGTCGAAAACAAGAAGGCTAAGTTGGTTTTGATTGCTAACGACGTTGACCCAATTGAATTGGTTGTTTTCTTACCTGCTTTGTGTAAGAAGATGGGTGTTCCATACGCCATTGTCAAGAGTAAGGCTAGATTGGGTACCTTGGTTAACCAAAAGACTTCCGCTGTCGCCGCTTTGACTGAAGTCAGAGCCGAAGACGAAGCTGCTTTGGCTAAGTTGGTTTCCACCATTGACGCTAACTTCGCTGACAAATACGACGAAGTCAAGAAGCACTGGGGTGGTGGTATCCTTGGTAACAAGGCTCAAGCCAAGATGGACAAGAAAGCTAAAACCTCTGAATCCGCTTAA